One part of the Neosynechococcus sphagnicola sy1 genome encodes these proteins:
- a CDS encoding type II toxin-antitoxin system VapC family toxin, which translates to MARNFGDIYLPGHDTNHGEAVSIKSDPKKLLKHPLSAFNRDGAVQFIQQCYGTDNIKIVSVDTELLMQALALYQARPDKTWGLTDCISFVVMQQQNLTDAITGDRHFVQAGFRALMLETQ; encoded by the coding sequence ATGGCCAGAAACTTCGGAGACATTTATTTACCTGGCCATGATACGAATCATGGTGAGGCAGTTAGCATAAAATCTGACCCAAAAAAACTTTTAAAACATCCTCTAAGCGCATTCAACCGCGATGGGGCTGTTCAATTCATCCAACAGTGCTATGGTACCGACAATATTAAAATTGTTAGTGTCGATACCGAACTCCTCATGCAAGCCCTCGCTCTCTACCAAGCCCGACCTGATAAAACTTGGGGCTTGACTGACTGTATTTCTTTCGTGGTCATGCAACAGCAAAATTTGACTGATGCTATTACAGGCGATCGTCACTTTGTTCAAGCAGGCTTTCGTGCCTTGATGCTGGAGACTCAGTAG